The following is a genomic window from Aquipuribacter hungaricus.
GAGACGCGGCCGCCGATGACGAGCAGGCGGGGGTTGAAGAACGAGACGAGGTGGGCCAGCACGACGCCGAGGTCGCGCCCGCCCTGCTGCACCATCGCCATCGCCACGGCGTCGCCGGCGGAGGCGGCCCGGCCGACGTCGGCGGCCGTCACGGTGCCGGTGCGGGCGAGGACGTCGGCCAGCGCCGGCGAGCGGCCGGAGCGGGCGGCGGCGAGCGCGTCCCGGGCCAGGGCCGCACCCCCGAACACGGCCTCCAGGCAGCCCTTGCCGCCGCAGGCGCAGTGCGGGCCGTCCTCGCGGACGCGGATGTGCCCGATGTCCCCGGCGCAGCCGTCGGCCCCGCGGTACAGGTCGCCCTCGACGACGATGCCGCAGCCGATGCCGGTCCCGATCTTGACGAACAGGAAGTCCCGGGCGCCCCGGGCCACCCCGCCCTGCTGCTCCCCCAGCGCCATGAGGTTGACGTCGTTGTCCAGCACGACCGGGCAGCCGAGCTCGCGGACCACGGCGTCGCGGACGGGGTAGGCGTCCCAGCCGGGCATGATCGGCGGGCTGACCGGCACGCCGGCGTGGAAGTCGACCGGGCCCGGCACGCCCACACCGACGCCGCTCGGGCGGCCGCCGCCCTGGCCGTCCATGAGCTCCCGGGTGAGCTGGAGCACCCGGGCGAGGACCTCCTCGGGCCCGCGGCGGACGTCGACCGGCTCGGAGCGGCGGTCGCAC
Proteins encoded in this region:
- a CDS encoding ROK family transcriptional regulator, encoding MAPPLAGRAENAIQARLLRLLRDEGSLSRVDITERLAVSRTTVAAEVVRLVELGLVRDAGPAASRGGRRSTMVDLSPDLRFVGVAVGATSLEVAVTDARLEVCDRRSEPVDVRRGPEEVLARVLQLTRELMDGQGGGRPSGVGVGVPGPVDFHAGVPVSPPIMPGWDAYPVRDAVVRELGCPVVLDNDVNLMALGEQQGGVARGARDFLFVKIGTGIGCGIVVEGDLYRGADGCAGDIGHIRVREDGPHCACGGKGCLEAVFGGAALARDALAAARSGRSPALADVLARTGTVTAADVGRAASAGDAVAMAMVQQGGRDLGVVLAHLVSFFNPRLLVIGGRVSQLGHALLAEVRGVVYRRSLPLATGNMPVVLSELGGLAGITGAVRLVSDQVFSPR